The genome window CGGATGGCAACCTCCTGCAAATCGACCATGGCGAAGCCGAGTTCTGCCCGCTGCCAGAGATCCTGCAGCCCCGTTTCGGCACAGGAGACCGGAAACCGGCTGCGGCAGCGGCCGAGGATGCTGCGGACGATCCCCCGTTTCTCCTTCAGGCTGCCGGGAGAGTACAGAATGAGGTCCAGCCGCAGAACGCCAACCACCATGAGCTCTTCCCGGCGATCAGAGAGTGGTCTTCACCGACTCCATCTCGAAGGCTTCGATATTGTCGCCGACCTTGATGTCGTTGTAGTTCTCCAGGCCGATACCGCATTCGTAACCGGTGGCCACTTCGCGGACATCATCCTTGAAGCGCTTGAGAGAACTCAGCTTGCCCTGCCAGACGACGACATTGTCGCGCACCAGCCGAACCTGGGCGCCGCGCAGAATCTTGCCGTCCAGAACGTAACAGCCGGCAATGGTCCCGACCTTGGAGACGACGAAGGTTTCGCGCACTTCCACGCGGCCGAGGTATTTCTCCCGCAGGGTCGGCGCCAGCAGCCCTTCCATGGCGTCGCGGATATCGGCAACCGCGTCGTAGATGATGTTGTACAGACGGATGTCGACCCCTTCGGACTCGGCCAGGTTGGCCGCCTTCGGCTCGGGACGCACGTTGAAGCCAAGGACGATGGCATCGGAGGCCGAGGCGAGCGAAACGTCGCTCTCGGTGATGCCGCCGACCCCGGTATGGATCACGACCAGGCGGCAGGCTTCGGTGGAGAGCTTGACCAGGGCATCCTTGACCGCTTCGACGGAGCCCTGAACGTCACCTTTGATGACAACCTTGAGTTCCTTGACCTCGCCCTGCTGAATGCGGGCGTAGAGCTGCTCAAGAGAGATTTTGCTGGTTTTGGCCAGTTCCGCCTCGCGCATTTTCTGCTGGCGATGCTGGGCCACGTCCTTGGCAATTTTCTCGTCCTCAACGGCGTGGAAGGTATCGCCGGCGTCGGGGACTCCGGTCAGACCGGTGACTTCCACCGGGAAAGAGGGCCCGGCCGCATCCACGCGATTGCCGCGGTCATCGGTCATGGTCCGCACCCGGCCGTAATGGACGCCGGTGACGATCGGATCGCCGATGTGCAGGGTCCCCTCCTGCACCAGAACGGTGGCGACCGGCCCCCGGCCCCGGTCGAGGCGGGCCTCGACAACGGTCCCGCGAGCCCGCTTGCTGGGGTTGGCCTTGAGCTCCATGACTTCGGCCTGCAGCAGGATCATCTCCAGCAACTGATCGAGATTAATGCGCTGCTTGGCCGAAACTTCGACGAAAATAGTTTCTCCGCCCCAGTCCTCGGGAATGAGGCTGAACTCGGTCAACTCCTGCTTCACCCGCTCGGGATTGGCGTCGGGCTTATCCATCTTGTTGATGGCAACGATGATCGGTACACCGGCCGCTTTCGAGTGATTGATCGCTTCCTTGGTCTGCGGCATGACGCCGTCGTCCGCCGCCACCACCAGGATGACGATGTCGGTCACCTTGGCGCCACGGGCACGCATGGCGGTGAACGCCTCATGGCCGGGGGTATCGAGAAAGGTGATCTGCCGGCCGTCAAGCTGCACATCGTAGGCACCGATGTGCTGCGTGATGCCGCCAGCTTCGCCCGCCGTCACGTTGGCCGCGCGGATGGCATCGAGCAGACTGGTCTTGCCGTGGTCGACGTGGCCCATGATGGTCACCACCGGCGGTCTCGACTTGAGGTCCTCGGGTTTCCCCTCATCACCCTCACGCAGGCTGGCGTGCTCGAGAATCGTATCCTCGTCGAAGGCCACGTTCTCGACTTCGTAATTGAACTCCGAGGCCAGGATGGCAGCGGATTCGAAATCGAGAGGATGATTGATGGTGACCATCGTCCCCTGGCGCATCAACTCCTTGATGAGGTCGTTGGCCTTGACTCCCATGCGCTTGGCGAGTTCACCCACGGTGATGACATCGGTGATGCGGATGATTCGCTTGATCGCCTTGGAAACGGTGACCTCGGTTTTCTTGAGCGGTTTGGCAGCCCGGCGGCCCTTGCGGAACTTGTCGCCACGCTCGAGGTCGAAGATCTCCACCCTCCGGCCCCGACGAGCGCCGGCATCGCCACGGCCCGGTTGGGCTTCGCTGTAATCGGCGCCTTTCCCTTTTTTATTCTTCTTGCCGCCGCGGGGCTCCTTGGTCACCAGGGTTTCCGTGGGCGCCGGGGCCGGGCGGCCGCCGGGGGAAGGACGGCCACCGGGTGCCGGACGGCTGCCTGGGGCAGGACGCGACGGTCTTTCACCAGGTGCCGGGCGGCCACCGGGTGCAGGTCTTTCGCCGGGTGCCGGACGGCTGCCCGGGGCTGGTCTTTCACCGTAGGGTGGACGGCCGCCAGGGGCGGGTCTTTCGCCGGGTGCGGGACGGCTGCCGGGTGCCGGCCTTTCGCCGGGCGCCGGCCGACCGGGACGGAACGGCTCTTCACGCCGCCCGCCGCCGGGACGCTCGGGCCGCACAACTTCTTCCCGTCGCTGGGGAGCCGCCGCCTGCGGCAACTCGACCCGGCCCAGGATTTTAGCCCGGGAGGCGGTCACTTTTTCGCCGCGGGCTTCCTTGGCCGCCGGCGCAACCGGCCGGGCAACCTCTTCCGCGGGTTTTACCGGGGTGACCGGTTCGACTTCGGCAACAGGCTCGGGTGCCCGGAGGGGCGGTGCGACAGCAGCCGACGGCTCGACAGCGGGTGCCACCTTTGCCGCTTCTGCAGCGGCGGCGACCGGCTCAGCGGGCACACCCGGCTCGGCGGAGGTCTTGACCGGGGCAGCGGCCGGCGGCTCTTCCCTGACCGGGACAGCAGACGGCTCAACCGCTGCTTCGGGAGCAGCTTCCTCAGCGGCGGCAACCGGCAGCGTCTCCTTGCGGCGACGACGAATAATGCCGGGCGTGATCCGTTCTTCCTCGATCTTCTCCGCCGGCGGCGCAGTTGCCGCTTCGAATTTATGGAGATCCCCCTCTTCGAGGACGCTCATATGGTTTTTCACATCGACCCCGGCGTGCTGGAGTTTCTCCATGAGGACTTTGTTGTCAAGCCCGAGTTTTTGCGCCAGTTCGTACACCCTTGTCTTTCCCATCAACTCTCCCCTACGATATTCTCATAACGCGACAGTTCGGTTTTTACAGATTCTGCCAGCAGTCCGTCCCTGAGAGCGACGACGCTTCTCTCGCCCTTGCCGAGAATCTGGCCGAGAATCCCCTTGTCAAAGAGGCGGAAGCAAGGGATTTCGGCCATCGCCGCCTTGGCAGCCACTTTCTCGCCGATCGCGGCGGAAACATCGGTCGCCATCAGTACCAGCGTCAGGCCCGTGCGGCCGCCCAGGCTGTCCATCACCAGGCTGCTGCCGGAGACGACATTGGACGATTTGCGCGCCATCCCGAGCAGATTCAGAATGCGTTCACGAATCTGCTGTCGTACCGCTTCCCTGAGAACCGCCGCGTCCAGGTCACGGGTCTTGCCCCGGAAGGCACGATCGAACTGTCGCCGTTTGACCGCCGATTCGATGCAGTTGCGGTCGAGGCAGGTATAGGCGCCACGTCCCGGCAGTTTATGGCGGTAATCGACCAGCACTTCACCCAAGGGTGAGAGCACGTAACGAACCAAACCGTCCTGATCGAATACCTGCCGGCAGCCAAGACAGCTGCGTTGGGCCTTGTGACGGGGGGTGGACAACCGGGTTATTCCTCCTCCGTCGCTTCCAGATTTTCAGCGGCCACCTCGGCGCCTTCTTCGCCGGACACTTCCAGCTCGGCCAGGCTCTGGGCGAGTTCTTCCTTGGTCATGCTGCTGCGGCCGGCAATATGGTGTGCCTTGGCCATCTCGTACAGCTCGTCCCGGGTGTGCTCACCTGCCAGTGCATCGGCCTCGGCGGCCAGCGCATCGGCCTCGGCGGCGGCTTCGCCCTGCCGGAGCTCTTCCAGCTCGGCCTCGGCAGCCCGCGTTTCACTCTTGATATCGATCTTCCACCCCGTCAGCTTGGCGGCCAGGCGGACATTCTGCCCCTTCTTGCCGATCGCCAGCGAAAGCTGGTCGTCGGGGACGATGATCTCCAGGGCCTGCCCCTCGTCATCGACGTAGACCCGGGAGACTTCGGCCGGCGCCAGGGCGGAACAGGCAAAACGGGCGGGTTCCGGGGTCCAGGGGATGATATCGATCTTTTCGCCGCGCAGCTCGGAGACGACATTCTGCACACGGGAGCCGCGCATGCCGACACAGGCGCCCACCGGATCGACATCGGGATCGTGGGATACAACCGCGATCTTGGCCCGGCTTCCGGGCTCTCGGGCAACGGCCTTGATCTCGACGATACCTTCGGCAATCTCGGGCACCTCGAAGTGGAAGAGGGCGGCAACAAGGCCGGGGTGAGTTCGGGAAAGGATGATCTGCGGCCCCTTGGGGGACATTTTCACATCGGCGATATAGGCTCTGACGCGATCGCCCTGGCGATAGTTTTCCCGCGGCACCTGCTCGCGATGCGTCAGTAGCGCCTCGGCCCGGCCCAGGTCGACGATCAGGTCGCCACGCTCGTAGCGACGGACGATACCGTTGACCAGTTCGCCCACCCGGTCCTTGAATTCGTTGAAGACGCCTTCACGCTCGGCTTCCCGAACCTTCTGGATGATCACCTGCTTGGCGGTCTGGGCGGCGATCCGGCTGAAATTGCTGGCGTCCATCTTCATGCCGAGAGAGTCGCCGACCTCAACGTCCGGATCGATTTCACGGGCCTCTTCGAGATCGATCTCCTTGTAGGAGTCCTGAACCTCCTCGACGACGGTCACGAATTCGAAAAGCTCGACCTCTCCCATCTCGTCGTTGAAATGGGCTTCCAGTTCACGGGTATTGCGATACTTCTTGTTGGCGGCAGAGAGCACCGCGGACTCGAGAGCCTCGACCAGCACGGCGCGATCGATCCCCTTGTCCTTCACGACCTGGTCAATGATATGGTTAAGATTCACCGTCATCCGTTTATCCCCCTGTACAGGTCTGCTCGCAGGGTCATCCACCCCCCGCGGCATGTTTCATCAGCGTTGTTTAAAATTCGAATTCCAGGTTGGCTTTGGCAATCCCTTCCAGCGGGATTTCGACCACGCCACCCTTCTTGTCCAGTTGCCGGATCCTGACCAGGCCCGACTCCAGGCCCAGCAACTCGCCTTCGAAAGTCTTGCGGCTGTGGCCGCGATCGTCCGGATCGAGCTTTTCAAAGGTCTTGACCTTGACCAGCCGACCCCTGAAGCGCGCGTAGTCTGCGGGCTTCTTCAGCGGACGGTCGAGACCGGGCGAGGAGACCTCGAGCCGGTAGGCGGTGTCGATGACATCCTCGACCTCGAGCAGGGCATCGATTTCCCGGCTCACGTCGGCGCAATCGTCCAGGGTGACCCCGCCCTCCTTATCGATGAACAACCGCAAAAACCAGTCGCGTCCTTCCCGCTTGAACTCGAGATCGACAAGCTCCACAGCCATATCCTGCAAAACCGGGGCGATCAGCCGTTGAACCTTGTCGAGAGTAGACTCCTGGGACACGGTGCTTTCCTTTACCCCTTTTCAAATAAAAAAAGTGAGCGGTAAGCTCACTTGACTGCGTGAACGATGAAACAACATTTAACTACCATGAAGGTTACGAAATTGCAAGCGAAAAAAGCTAGACGCCGCTTGCGGACAGCACGAGGGTCTGCAGAATCTGCTCCATCTCACGAATATCGCCGGCGTCCCGCAGAGGGTCGGTGTAATAGAGATAAAACCAGTAAGGCGAACGGAAGCCGACGATGCCGATGAA of Desulfuromonadales bacterium contains these proteins:
- the rimP gene encoding ribosome maturation factor RimP; this translates as MSQESTLDKVQRLIAPVLQDMAVELVDLEFKREGRDWFLRLFIDKEGGVTLDDCADVSREIDALLEVEDVIDTAYRLEVSSPGLDRPLKKPADYARFRGRLVKVKTFEKLDPDDRGHSRKTFEGELLGLESGLVRIRQLDKKGGVVEIPLEGIAKANLEFEF
- the infB gene encoding translation initiation factor IF-2; its protein translation is MGKTRVYELAQKLGLDNKVLMEKLQHAGVDVKNHMSVLEEGDLHKFEAATAPPAEKIEEERITPGIIRRRRKETLPVAAAEEAAPEAAVEPSAVPVREEPPAAAPVKTSAEPGVPAEPVAAAAEAAKVAPAVEPSAAVAPPLRAPEPVAEVEPVTPVKPAEEVARPVAPAAKEARGEKVTASRAKILGRVELPQAAAPQRREEVVRPERPGGGRREEPFRPGRPAPGERPAPGSRPAPGERPAPGGRPPYGERPAPGSRPAPGERPAPGGRPAPGERPSRPAPGSRPAPGGRPSPGGRPAPAPTETLVTKEPRGGKKNKKGKGADYSEAQPGRGDAGARRGRRVEIFDLERGDKFRKGRRAAKPLKKTEVTVSKAIKRIIRITDVITVGELAKRMGVKANDLIKELMRQGTMVTINHPLDFESAAILASEFNYEVENVAFDEDTILEHASLREGDEGKPEDLKSRPPVVTIMGHVDHGKTSLLDAIRAANVTAGEAGGITQHIGAYDVQLDGRQITFLDTPGHEAFTAMRARGAKVTDIVILVVAADDGVMPQTKEAINHSKAAGVPIIVAINKMDKPDANPERVKQELTEFSLIPEDWGGETIFVEVSAKQRINLDQLLEMILLQAEVMELKANPSKRARGTVVEARLDRGRGPVATVLVQEGTLHIGDPIVTGVHYGRVRTMTDDRGNRVDAAGPSFPVEVTGLTGVPDAGDTFHAVEDEKIAKDVAQHRQQKMREAELAKTSKISLEQLYARIQQGEVKELKVVIKGDVQGSVEAVKDALVKLSTEACRLVVIHTGVGGITESDVSLASASDAIVLGFNVRPEPKAANLAESEGVDIRLYNIIYDAVADIRDAMEGLLAPTLREKYLGRVEVRETFVVSKVGTIAGCYVLDGKILRGAQVRLVRDNVVVWQGKLSSLKRFKDDVREVATGYECGIGLENYNDIKVGDNIEAFEMESVKTTL
- a CDS encoding DUF448 domain-containing protein: MSTPRHKAQRSCLGCRQVFDQDGLVRYVLSPLGEVLVDYRHKLPGRGAYTCLDRNCIESAVKRRQFDRAFRGKTRDLDAAVLREAVRQQIRERILNLLGMARKSSNVVSGSSLVMDSLGGRTGLTLVLMATDVSAAIGEKVAAKAAMAEIPCFRLFDKGILGQILGKGERSVVALRDGLLAESVKTELSRYENIVGES
- the nusA gene encoding transcription termination factor NusA; its protein translation is MTVNLNHIIDQVVKDKGIDRAVLVEALESAVLSAANKKYRNTRELEAHFNDEMGEVELFEFVTVVEEVQDSYKEIDLEEAREIDPDVEVGDSLGMKMDASNFSRIAAQTAKQVIIQKVREAEREGVFNEFKDRVGELVNGIVRRYERGDLIVDLGRAEALLTHREQVPRENYRQGDRVRAYIADVKMSPKGPQIILSRTHPGLVAALFHFEVPEIAEGIVEIKAVAREPGSRAKIAVVSHDPDVDPVGACVGMRGSRVQNVVSELRGEKIDIIPWTPEPARFACSALAPAEVSRVYVDDEGQALEIIVPDDQLSLAIGKKGQNVRLAAKLTGWKIDIKSETRAAEAELEELRQGEAAAEADALAAEADALAGEHTRDELYEMAKAHHIAGRSSMTKEELAQSLAELEVSGEEGAEVAAENLEATEEE
- a CDS encoding DUF503 domain-containing protein, encoding MVVGVLRLDLILYSPGSLKEKRGIVRSILGRCRSRFPVSCAETGLQDLWQRAELGFAMVDLQEVAIRRVFDLVEEEIGRSGAAEIGERLVEFIHY